A genomic window from Rhodococcus sp. KBS0724 includes:
- the ramB gene encoding acetate metabolism transcriptional regulator RamB yields MSKTFVGVRLRQLRTERGLSQASLAKTLEISASYLNQIEHDVRPLTVPVLLRISEVFGVDTTFFSSQDDTRLIAEMREVALDQEMGIDADAHEIAEMVSSHPGLAKAMVNMHRRFRNTTAQLAAATEDRFSDGSGSGSITMPHEEVRDYFYQRQNYIHDLDTAAEELTSRLRFHRGDIAGEIARRLETIHDVQIVRRIDLGENILHRYDPENRVLEISSHLSGGQQVFKFATELAYLEHNDLLDSLVAEGNFTSEESVSLARLGLANYFAAATVLPYGQFHDVAEDFRYDIERMSAFYSASYETICHRLSTLQRPKLRGVPFMFVRVDRAGNMSKRQSATGFHFSTSGGTCPLWNVYETFSYPGKIMPQIAQMPDGRRYLWVARTVERRAARYGQPQKIFAIGLGCEIRHAHRLVYGDGLDLDESNPGTPIGSGCRVCERLNCPQRAFPPLGKALDISEHRSSISPYVIR; encoded by the coding sequence ATGTCGAAAACCTTTGTCGGTGTCCGGCTCCGCCAACTACGCACCGAGCGTGGGCTGAGCCAAGCGTCGCTCGCAAAGACGCTCGAAATTTCGGCGAGCTACCTCAACCAGATCGAACATGACGTTCGCCCGCTGACCGTCCCCGTCCTGCTGCGGATCAGTGAGGTGTTCGGTGTCGACACCACCTTCTTCTCGTCGCAGGACGACACCCGTCTGATCGCCGAAATGCGCGAGGTGGCTCTCGACCAGGAGATGGGTATCGACGCGGACGCGCATGAGATCGCCGAGATGGTGTCGAGTCATCCGGGGTTGGCAAAGGCGATGGTCAACATGCACCGCCGCTTCCGCAACACCACGGCGCAGTTGGCTGCGGCCACCGAGGATCGCTTTTCGGACGGCAGTGGCAGTGGTTCCATCACGATGCCCCACGAGGAAGTGCGCGACTACTTCTATCAACGGCAGAACTACATCCACGACCTCGATACCGCCGCGGAAGAACTGACGTCACGCCTGCGTTTCCACCGCGGCGACATCGCGGGCGAAATCGCTCGCCGTCTGGAAACGATCCACGACGTGCAGATCGTTCGCCGAATCGACCTCGGCGAGAACATCCTGCATCGGTACGACCCCGAGAACCGGGTCCTCGAAATCTCGTCGCACCTCTCCGGCGGTCAGCAGGTATTCAAGTTCGCCACCGAACTGGCCTACCTCGAACACAACGACCTGCTCGACTCTCTCGTCGCGGAAGGCAACTTCACCAGCGAGGAGTCGGTGTCGCTGGCTCGCCTCGGCCTGGCCAACTACTTCGCCGCGGCTACTGTCCTCCCGTACGGACAGTTTCACGACGTCGCTGAGGATTTCCGCTACGACATCGAGCGCATGTCGGCGTTCTACTCCGCCAGCTACGAAACGATCTGCCATCGGCTGTCGACATTGCAGAGACCGAAACTGCGCGGTGTCCCGTTCATGTTCGTGCGCGTCGATCGCGCGGGAAACATGTCGAAGCGTCAGTCCGCCACCGGCTTTCACTTCTCCACCAGCGGCGGCACCTGCCCGCTGTGGAATGTGTACGAGACCTTCTCCTACCCGGGCAAGATCATGCCGCAGATCGCCCAGATGCCCGACGGCCGACGGTACCTGTGGGTGGCGCGCACAGTCGAGCGTCGGGCCGCGAGGTACGGCCAGCCACAGAAAATCTTTGCCATCGGACTTGGCTGCGAAATCCGCCATGCTCATCGACTCGTCTACGGCGACGGTTTGGACTTGGACGAGTCCAATCCCGGCACACCGATCGGCTCGGGTTGCCGAGTGTGCGAACGCTTGAACTGCCCGCAGCGCGCTTTCCCTCCGTTGGGCAAGGCTTTGGACATCAGCGAGCATCGAAGCTCGATCTCGCCGTATGTAATTCGCTAA
- a CDS encoding alpha/beta hydrolase, producing MPKSSPRRLPRWALGLLSAVFALMIVGGLATYFSPWPGTLAMRWMAEGSADSVSATLSELAPPGIETLTDVSYRDGDPDALLDAYFPGSASAALPTLIWTHGGSWVYGDKEDYSGYYKSLAGEGFTVISLDYSLGPDATYPTVLHQLNDAYRYITDNAEPLHVDPNALFLGGDSAGGQISSQIAAMITDPHYAAEVGVAPSLTPRQVRGVVLDCGVYDMDEFLNSDGRFGWTADRESVWAYTGTKDFENSPAIRQMSTINAVTSAFPPTFITGGNADELTAGQSKPFADKLIRLGVDVDALFYPDDYQPPLEHEYQFDLDTPDGQIAFDRTVAFLQEYS from the coding sequence GTGCCCAAGTCGTCCCCACGTCGATTGCCCCGGTGGGCGCTCGGCCTGTTGAGCGCGGTGTTCGCCCTGATGATCGTCGGGGGATTGGCGACGTACTTCAGTCCGTGGCCCGGAACCCTGGCAATGCGGTGGATGGCGGAAGGGAGTGCAGATTCGGTTTCTGCGACGCTCTCCGAGTTGGCTCCGCCCGGCATCGAGACGCTTACCGACGTGAGCTACCGCGACGGCGATCCGGATGCCTTACTCGACGCCTACTTCCCGGGCTCGGCGTCAGCGGCTCTGCCCACACTGATCTGGACTCACGGCGGCAGTTGGGTCTACGGCGACAAGGAAGATTACTCGGGCTACTACAAGAGTCTGGCCGGCGAAGGGTTCACGGTCATTTCCCTGGACTACTCACTGGGCCCGGACGCGACGTATCCGACAGTGCTCCATCAACTGAACGACGCCTATCGGTACATCACCGACAATGCAGAGCCGTTGCACGTCGATCCGAACGCACTCTTCCTCGGCGGCGATTCTGCCGGCGGCCAGATCTCCAGCCAGATCGCTGCAATGATCACCGATCCGCACTACGCCGCCGAAGTCGGAGTCGCGCCCAGCCTTACGCCGCGTCAGGTCAGAGGCGTAGTCCTGGACTGCGGCGTCTACGACATGGACGAATTCCTCAACTCCGACGGCAGATTCGGTTGGACGGCAGATCGCGAATCCGTTTGGGCATACACGGGGACCAAGGACTTCGAGAACTCGCCGGCGATCAGGCAGATGTCGACGATCAACGCCGTCACGTCGGCCTTTCCGCCGACCTTCATCACGGGCGGCAACGCCGACGAACTGACCGCAGGCCAGTCGAAACCGTTTGCGGATAAACTCATTCGGCTGGGCGTCGACGTCGACGCCCTCTTCTACCCGGATGACTACCAACCGCCGCTCGAGCACGAGTACCAGTTCGATCTGGATACTCCCGACGGGCAGATCGCGTTCGACCGCACCGTGGCCTTCTTGCAGGAGTATTCGTAG
- a CDS encoding alpha/beta hydrolase, whose amino-acid sequence MPHRFRILRWTVLALTVGGAVLAGIRSPRPGALVVRWVFGRDAAKVTDTLRKHAPGGVDAIRDQQYRARDSDARLDVYFPAGTQTALPTVVWTHGGAWISGNKSNNATYFELLASRGFTVVSLDYSIGPEHRYPTAIGQLNDAHAYILENAERLHVDPSKIFLAGDSAGAQLSSQLAAIITNPEYAKHVCVTPALHPDQLRGVVLNCGIYDVANMVGGPGIVGWGVDRSLWAYTGDRRFIDSAAAEQMSTLHHVTADFPPVYISGGNADPLTDRQSKPLADKLTGFGVKVDTLFYPDDHEPALGHEYQFNLDNADGMAAFERTVDFLSSRVD is encoded by the coding sequence ATGCCACATCGATTCAGGATATTGCGATGGACCGTACTGGCACTCACCGTCGGAGGTGCGGTCCTCGCGGGGATACGCAGCCCGAGGCCCGGCGCACTGGTTGTGCGCTGGGTCTTCGGCCGCGACGCCGCAAAGGTTACCGACACGCTGCGCAAACACGCGCCGGGAGGCGTCGACGCCATTCGCGATCAGCAGTATCGCGCGCGTGATTCCGATGCCCGACTGGACGTGTATTTTCCGGCCGGTACGCAGACCGCGCTCCCCACCGTGGTGTGGACACACGGTGGGGCGTGGATTTCCGGCAACAAGTCCAACAACGCTACGTACTTCGAATTGCTTGCCTCTCGCGGTTTCACCGTGGTGTCGCTGGATTACTCGATCGGACCAGAGCATCGGTATCCGACCGCGATCGGTCAGCTCAACGACGCGCACGCGTACATCCTCGAGAACGCCGAGAGATTGCACGTCGATCCGTCCAAGATATTTCTGGCCGGTGATTCGGCAGGTGCTCAGTTGTCGAGCCAATTGGCAGCGATCATCACCAATCCCGAGTACGCGAAACATGTTTGTGTGACGCCGGCCTTGCATCCGGATCAACTGCGCGGCGTTGTGCTGAACTGCGGAATCTACGACGTCGCGAACATGGTGGGCGGCCCCGGCATCGTCGGCTGGGGTGTCGACCGCTCGCTGTGGGCATATACCGGCGATCGCCGTTTTATCGATAGTGCTGCTGCAGAACAGATGTCGACGCTCCATCACGTCACTGCGGATTTCCCGCCCGTCTACATCAGTGGCGGCAATGCCGACCCACTGACAGATCGTCAGTCGAAACCGTTGGCCGACAAGCTGACTGGATTCGGCGTCAAGGTTGACACGTTGTTCTACCCGGATGATCACGAGCCGGCGCTCGGGCATGAATACCAGTTCAACCTCGACAATGCAGACGGTATGGCGGCCTTCGAGCGCACCGTCGACTTTCTCTCGTCGCGGGTCGACTGA
- a CDS encoding class I adenylate-forming enzyme family protein, with product MQEVTTLDVAIGEFALDPDRFSGVSISEIVRHWSETIPDRTAFITPTSRISWAQYDAAADAIASALELSSEGYGHVAVLLPDTMVFHAALCAAYRTGRVAVGIGSRSGLREISHLIERSDATVLVTARTLRGVDTTELISQLRQAHPALDVVFADDTGAVSFERAAATGGVVSLPVPARAFAATSPTFSTAAVSMLNSTSGTTGLPKLVTQTEDRWVAFSEIGAEAADVGPDEVFLGAVPAPFGFGLWTSHFLPALLGAPNVVMERFDVAVMIDLIERESVTVLNCVSTQFKMLLRSDAAADANLDSLRVMFTGGEAVPYSEALAFEERTGAAVLQFYGSNETGAVSVTTVDDDSDTRLRTCGHVIDRMQVRVFDDTATEVVGAMRRGQPAVNGPLMCQGYWGDVEANNELYTGDGWMLLGDIVEIDEDGRVRVVGRKADIIIRGGKNISAVEVEEYVRAHPLVDLVAAVGVDDALFGEKVCAVVVTTDNEVLSAAELTGWMREQGVTREYIPEYVMTLAELPMAAGGKVAKGAVKELVREKLAESA from the coding sequence ATGCAGGAAGTCACAACGTTGGACGTGGCAATCGGCGAGTTTGCCCTCGATCCGGATCGATTTTCCGGCGTCAGTATCAGTGAAATAGTCCGGCACTGGTCGGAGACCATCCCGGACCGCACAGCGTTCATCACTCCGACGTCGCGAATTTCGTGGGCGCAGTACGACGCGGCCGCCGACGCCATCGCATCGGCACTCGAACTCTCCAGCGAGGGATACGGGCATGTAGCGGTGCTGCTTCCGGACACCATGGTGTTCCACGCCGCGCTGTGCGCCGCGTACCGCACCGGCCGGGTGGCCGTGGGAATCGGATCGCGATCCGGGCTCCGCGAGATCTCACATCTGATCGAACGTTCCGACGCCACAGTGCTGGTGACGGCTCGAACTCTGCGCGGGGTCGACACCACGGAGTTGATCTCACAACTGCGGCAGGCGCATCCCGCTCTGGACGTGGTATTTGCCGACGACACCGGAGCAGTGAGCTTCGAACGAGCTGCCGCGACGGGCGGTGTTGTTTCTCTTCCCGTGCCGGCGCGGGCATTCGCAGCGACAAGCCCGACCTTCTCGACTGCCGCCGTGTCCATGCTGAACTCGACCTCCGGCACGACCGGCCTCCCGAAGTTGGTGACCCAGACGGAAGATCGGTGGGTTGCATTCTCCGAGATCGGCGCAGAGGCAGCCGATGTCGGACCCGACGAAGTCTTCCTCGGCGCCGTTCCGGCTCCCTTCGGTTTCGGCCTCTGGACGTCGCACTTCCTGCCCGCACTGCTGGGTGCCCCCAACGTGGTCATGGAGCGTTTCGACGTCGCGGTGATGATCGATCTCATCGAGCGTGAGAGCGTCACGGTGTTGAACTGTGTGAGTACACAATTCAAGATGCTGTTGCGATCCGATGCCGCAGCCGACGCCAATCTCGATTCGTTGCGCGTCATGTTCACCGGGGGAGAAGCGGTTCCGTATTCGGAGGCCCTGGCATTCGAGGAGCGGACCGGAGCCGCCGTGCTGCAGTTCTACGGTTCCAACGAGACCGGGGCCGTCTCCGTCACTACTGTCGACGACGACTCCGATACCCGGCTGCGTACCTGCGGACACGTCATCGACCGGATGCAGGTTCGGGTATTCGACGACACGGCAACAGAAGTGGTCGGGGCTATGCGCCGCGGCCAACCGGCGGTCAACGGACCGTTGATGTGTCAGGGCTACTGGGGCGACGTCGAGGCCAACAACGAGTTGTACACCGGAGACGGCTGGATGCTGCTCGGCGACATCGTCGAAATCGACGAGGACGGTCGCGTTCGTGTGGTGGGCCGTAAGGCCGACATCATCATTCGGGGCGGCAAGAACATCTCCGCCGTCGAAGTCGAGGAATATGTCCGCGCGCACCCGCTGGTGGATTTGGTTGCCGCAGTGGGCGTCGACGACGCACTCTTCGGCGAAAAGGTGTGCGCCGTTGTCGTGACCACGGATAACGAGGTACTGTCCGCGGCGGAACTTACCGGGTGGATGCGTGAGCAGGGTGTCACGCGCGAATACATTCCGGAGTACGTGATGACGTTGGCGGAGTTGCCGATGGCAGCCGGCGGAAAGGTCGCCAAGGGAGCCGTCAAGGAACTCGTGCGCGAGAAACTCGCTGAGTCGGCCTGA
- a CDS encoding ABC transporter ATP-binding protein, with protein sequence MLEVDKVTVRYGSAIAVRDVSFVAPPGQVTALVGPNGAGKTSLMGAIYGSVPASGRITVDGRSVEKMSALQRARSGFAYVPQGRQLFMRMSVRENLRVGADLLGLTADAVDSAFARFPILKERAESYAGVLSGGEQQMLVLGRALLAKPSLLLLDEMMTGLAPKIVAELRTLVGQLAEEGVTVIVSEPALSALKAVVDRGYVMQRGEIVRECDSAASLDAAYKLSMGVHSAEGR encoded by the coding sequence ATGCTCGAGGTCGATAAGGTCACTGTCCGTTACGGATCGGCGATCGCGGTGCGCGACGTCAGCTTTGTCGCGCCGCCCGGTCAGGTCACCGCCCTGGTCGGACCCAACGGTGCTGGCAAGACTTCGCTGATGGGCGCGATCTACGGTTCTGTGCCGGCGTCCGGCCGGATCACCGTCGACGGTCGCAGTGTCGAGAAGATGTCGGCGTTGCAGCGCGCACGCAGCGGTTTTGCGTATGTTCCGCAAGGGCGGCAGTTGTTCATGCGTATGTCGGTTCGCGAAAATCTCCGGGTAGGCGCCGACCTCCTGGGCCTCACAGCCGATGCGGTGGATTCAGCATTTGCACGCTTTCCGATTCTGAAAGAGCGCGCCGAAAGTTATGCCGGGGTACTCAGCGGTGGTGAGCAACAGATGCTGGTTCTGGGCCGGGCGCTGCTGGCAAAACCGTCGTTGCTGCTTCTCGACGAGATGATGACGGGTCTGGCGCCCAAGATCGTGGCTGAATTACGCACGCTTGTAGGACAACTGGCAGAGGAAGGGGTTACGGTAATCGTGTCCGAGCCGGCTTTGTCTGCATTGAAGGCGGTCGTGGACCGTGGGTACGTAATGCAACGCGGCGAGATTGTGCGCGAATGCGATTCCGCCGCTTCGCTCGACGCTGCATACAAACTATCGATGGGCGTGCACAGCGCCGAGGGGAGATGA
- a CDS encoding ABC transporter ATP-binding protein — translation MTDPLLEVRGLHKSYGGVRAVDDVSFSVGPGEVIGLVGPNGAGKTTLVDCIFGTQQADSGTVSLAGKTLSGPSERRARHGLSRTFQHPQLALELNAVDNIIPGLYGHRITSPLHSLWWAIKGPFENWDKASDQASALAREYSITDTESACGDLSLGAQRLVEVARAMATGPEVLLLDEPFAGADHDGIDAISGAVRSIAAQGKGVVLVDHNVDLIAELATTVVLLNFGGVAFYGPPQECLSSDAMREVYFGSDDEEGVSNARGR, via the coding sequence ATGACCGATCCGTTACTCGAGGTTCGTGGCCTCCACAAGTCCTACGGCGGTGTGCGGGCGGTCGACGACGTGTCGTTCAGCGTCGGCCCCGGTGAAGTCATCGGTCTGGTCGGACCAAACGGCGCGGGCAAGACAACACTCGTCGACTGCATCTTCGGTACCCAGCAAGCCGATTCCGGAACGGTGAGCCTGGCCGGTAAGACGCTGAGCGGCCCTTCGGAACGTCGTGCCAGGCACGGGCTCTCACGGACCTTCCAGCACCCGCAACTGGCGCTCGAACTCAATGCCGTCGACAACATCATCCCGGGACTCTACGGACACCGGATCACCTCGCCGCTGCACTCGCTGTGGTGGGCGATCAAGGGGCCGTTCGAGAACTGGGACAAGGCCTCGGATCAGGCTTCAGCGCTGGCGCGGGAGTATTCGATCACCGACACCGAAAGCGCGTGTGGCGATCTGAGTCTGGGTGCTCAGCGGTTGGTCGAGGTTGCACGTGCGATGGCAACCGGACCGGAAGTGCTGCTCCTGGACGAACCGTTTGCCGGCGCGGATCACGACGGCATCGACGCCATCTCCGGCGCAGTCCGTTCCATTGCCGCACAGGGCAAGGGTGTTGTTCTCGTCGATCACAACGTCGACCTCATCGCAGAACTCGCGACAACGGTGGTTCTGCTGAACTTCGGCGGAGTCGCCTTCTACGGGCCGCCGCAGGAATGCCTGTCCAGCGACGCGATGCGTGAGGTCTATTTCGGCTCCGACGACGAAGAGGGTGTGAGCAATGCTCGAGGTCGATAA
- a CDS encoding branched-chain amino acid ABC transporter permease, with translation MGAITTPRAIRSRARLGNVSREALITVTVVAVVLLWMGPSLYRQDLIFLAATYSLIALGMYVPFVLAGSLSMAYSAYAAIGAYAVALMSVKTGMSMWWGWLIGALVAACVAVLLSLATQKLSGFYLAAVTLLFGIAFEHWLIDGPSFTGGSAGISGVQALTMFGWEPPRYALVVFAILFVCVIAIAVDRLRKSVWGLMLQASRDNRNVARSSGVNPMHLTVVALAIGAAIASTGGSLFTVSVQAVTPETFTLSIVFLAIFMPIIGGRGSAWGAPLGALIVVIVTLNMPGYQGSGELLLAGAVLVILIVAPGGVIGWTRALINRLTATYQERDSR, from the coding sequence AACGTGTCGCGCGAAGCCCTGATAACGGTGACTGTTGTTGCCGTAGTTCTCCTGTGGATGGGGCCCAGCCTGTACCGACAGGACCTCATCTTCCTTGCCGCCACCTACTCACTGATTGCGCTGGGAATGTATGTTCCCTTCGTCCTGGCAGGTTCCCTGTCGATGGCCTACAGCGCCTATGCGGCGATCGGTGCCTACGCGGTTGCCTTGATGTCTGTGAAGACCGGGATGTCGATGTGGTGGGGCTGGCTGATCGGCGCGTTGGTTGCAGCGTGCGTAGCGGTGCTCCTCAGTCTTGCCACGCAGAAACTTTCGGGTTTCTACCTCGCGGCTGTGACTCTGCTGTTCGGAATTGCCTTCGAGCACTGGCTCATCGACGGACCCAGCTTCACCGGCGGTTCGGCCGGCATCTCCGGAGTTCAGGCTCTCACGATGTTCGGTTGGGAACCGCCGCGATACGCGTTGGTCGTGTTCGCGATTCTGTTCGTCTGCGTCATCGCCATTGCGGTCGATCGACTGCGGAAGTCCGTGTGGGGCCTGATGTTGCAGGCTTCGCGGGACAATCGGAACGTCGCCAGGTCCTCAGGCGTCAACCCGATGCACCTGACAGTCGTGGCACTGGCGATCGGCGCCGCGATCGCGTCGACCGGTGGATCTCTCTTCACCGTCTCGGTTCAAGCGGTGACGCCGGAAACCTTCACGCTCAGCATCGTTTTCCTCGCTATCTTCATGCCGATCATCGGTGGCCGCGGCTCCGCATGGGGTGCGCCGCTCGGTGCGCTCATCGTGGTGATCGTGACACTCAACATGCCCGGATATCAGGGCAGTGGCGAACTCCTGCTTGCCGGTGCGGTTCTGGTCATTCTGATCGTCGCCCCGGGCGGCGTGATCGGCTGGACTCGTGCGTTGATCAACCGGCTGACTGCTACCTACCAGGAGCGTGATTCCCGATGA